The Oryza glaberrima chromosome 5, OglaRS2, whole genome shotgun sequence DNA segment TTCATggaagaaaagagaataaaagtAAGTATATTAGGAATTAAATATAACCCAAAGCGGTTCAACTCTTCAATCCagtaaaaacaaatatgattGATCACAGCAGAGTAGCActtccaggaaaaaaaaaatgtaggcaTGCAGTTGTCCTCGAAGAAGGGTTTATTATATGAGGGATTTTATCCTTACTATATTAATTTTCAaaagatatattataaaaagaaTTTAATACACCCATAATGCATATAATACACATACTGGAAAAAAGGTCTAAAAGCCCATATTTGAACTATCAAACATGAATCATATCTAAGTGTGATTCAATAAACATAGAAATAGTGAGATGGAGTAAAAGCATAGAATATAAGCCTCGAGATAATTAAATTCAGAAAATGACACCTAAGAATGTATTTATATTCAAGCGAGATGGATTAATTATTCTGGAGGGGTGTACATGCATGATATCACATAAACACAATGCAGTTTTCCCTGTTATACCATGTACCTTGATGACAACGAGGAAGAATAGTTTCATCAGCTCCTTTAGAAAGAAGGATCTTCCCACTCTGGACATCCTTTACCACAGCAGACATTCTTTTGCGATCGGAAGTAAACTCCAAAATATCCAACAAATCATAATAGAACTTACAACCGTTGAAAGAAATCTCTGTAgaaatagaaaatagtgaaatGAATGCAAAAATCAGTCTGAGATAAGAAAAAGCAACCTAGTTAGAGCAATTCATTGTCATATCATCTTAATCTAACAAAAATATACCAACCAGCAGTGTTGCTGTCTTTACTCACAAGCACCATATTTAGTTTTGATGCAGCAGTGACCAAAGCTTCCTCGTCTTGTGATTGTGCTTGGTATGTTATAGTACCACCATTGCTGAAATTAGGAATAAGGAATAACTAAACTGCAGGCATTTTCAAAGTACAGTACTGTAACATGAAGAAGATGCCACTTCCCTTTTGATAGGAACAACTGTACTGCAAAGAGCCATCACCGtgagaaatttgacaatatCAGGATCGTTACACGAAACAGCATCTAGAAGTCTGGCATCTAATTAGAGAGGAAAAACAATTAGTTAGAGAGCAAAACAAAATATTGACCAATAAATGATATATCAATATTGATAATATAATTGAACAAATCCATGAAAAAATTCTGTGTAGTTCCTGCAACCTAGAAAAAAGGTATCATGCAGTATAGTCTGAAAGGATGAAGCAAAGATTAGTGTGTTAGATGTAATGCATGAACAATTCACCTACTTAAAAAGCACATGAGTTAATACCCAGGCACATTTATAGAAGGTAAAATctccaaaaaaaatgattaaccCAGGCACCTAAGGAGATGTTTGGATGATGCCTAGGGATGCCACAAGCTTAGCCAAATTGTGGCATGAAGAAAAAGTGTGGCTAGAAAATAGTTGGCCACAGGTGTGGTATAGTTAGCTCTAAAACTgagtatgacaagtgggacctaAGGCTAATGAAGTGTGGCACGACACAATTGTGAGAATGAAACAAATACACACCTAAGAAACCGTGGCATGACTAAAGTGTGGTGCGGCAAAGTGAGGGAATGAACCAAACACCCCCTTTATTATCCCTGACACCTTCACATAAGCTGAGCCAGAAACAGAAGGTTGATTGAGTTTACAATGCATTGTAAGGACTTAACAAATGGGGAGCATCTATTGTTGCTGTTTGCAAATTCCTATTTAACTCAACACTCGTGAATCAACATTTCACATGCCACTGAAGAAAGTCAGACAGTTCATGACCAGATGTGCAAACAAATAACATTGTATTACACTAAGCCCAGAGAAAAGAGAATTTCTCCTGGTAGCTAGAACATAAGTGGATAACCTTTTAAAGCATCCCCATTGTTTTCTCCATATAGAGTATCACTCATGCAACATCTTCTGAAAATCATTCTGTTTTCTGTCAGTGTTCCAGTTCTGTCACTCAAAATGTACTCAACCTGTCCAAGGTCTTCACTAATAGCTGTGCTGAAAGAGACACTTATGTAAGCTGtactaaaaaataaataggTTGGATGAAAAATCTAAATTCACATATATGGAAATAATATGTCACATACTTAGCTGAATGAGCAGGCATACATGTTTCCCGATCGAACATTTGTTCATCCCAGTCAATGAACTTTGCATATACACCTTTAGCCAGATCAAGAGTTACCTACAACCAGtgcataaaaaaacattttaaaaattacaTGGATTGCAGGAAATACTGTCAAGAACATAACCGAACACCAAAATAGCTTGTTTTCACTGCCTGGTCTAACTTCTTGTACATGGATAAATGGATTGCCTAAAATCAAACCAAGTATCCAACAAagggaaaattttttttttgggattgtATGTGTTTGTTCAGTGTACACATTCTGGCACGCTTCATCCATATGATGCATGGCGCGGGGGTGGGCGGTGAAGAAAACCCTTGTCAAGTCCCTTTAACAAATAATCGACAACAATCACTTCACAGAGACCATTGTATAGCGAACATCTACATCAGTGATGCTATCTCAATAGTTTACTGATTTCTCCAGGCTGTGAGCATTTGAGGTTTTTCAAACAAGTCTTCCAGGCAAGTACAGGGCCCAATAGGTGGCTATCTAGAGGAGGTCCCCGCTGCCAAAGAAGTCAACAAGGTACTGGAGTTGCATTGGCCATCAATTATATATGTTCAATCACATATTACAAACAGGAACTTGTAAAGAAATATCTAATAAACTCATCTTATATTTCCTTTAATCTAACTATCTAAGTCAATGAAAATTGTAGGCAATGCAATGAGACACGAAATAAATGCATGCTAGAAAAAAGTGGTTTGAATAAACTAATCTGAGAACTCCAGTCCACGGTTGGTTTCTCTTAAACATTGAATTATATGAAGGCCTCTATTCGATGGATTTATTAGTATCAACTTGCATTTAACAGGAACAATGGCCACTACAACTGAAACAATGGTACAATACAATCATCAAAGTTGTCAAGCTCAGTGACCAATAGATACTCACCTTTTAATTATGTCTAGGTAGATAAGTCCGCATCATGCAAGAGAAAGGCTATTTATAATTGCATCCAATCATGTACAAATTATGTGGAAAGACACCTTTTTTCAGAACTGTAAGTGAACCTAtaattttattctcttttcGCAGGCTAGGGTTGGGTGTTTCCGAAGTTACAAATCAAATAGTAAATTACACAACATTTCACCCTGCCCCTGCTCTGTTTATATACAATTATTACATGCAGCACTGAAGAGAGATTTATGAGTACAAAAGCTTCTTTTGGTTTATTTTGATAAAGTTATGTCACAAACTTACAATAACATAACTACATGATCACCTTGGCCCTGCCCTTGGAAGAAGAAATTAACAGAAGATAAAATAGCTTACGGTTGGCTGAGGAGCAAGGGTAATTTAATGAATTCAGGGTACTTGTGAGGCTGGATGACAGTGCTGTCTAGGATCAATTTTATTACATATACTACTCTAAAAATACAAAGCTGGACATCTATTCTATTTCAAGTATAATTTACACTGGGCCAGATGGCTAATATTAAATAACTCGGGTTTTGGCATTCCAACATATTTGTAAGGAATTGCATGTGGCCTTAACAggcaatgttaaaaaaaatgtgcagtGTCCTTTGGAACACAGGAATTTCAGATGATGTAGTTCATTTCACACAGGAATCAGGGAAAAAAGTCCTGTGCTCCAAAGGATGTCATATAGGTTTTTCTTGGGCTCTTGTTCAGCTCTAATCTGGGAGATGATACATATGTTGGATTAGCATTGATTAATGCTAGTTGTTCTTGCTATTACCACCCTACTACAATGGTAGTAGCGAAATACCCATAATAATCAGATGTCTCTATCACCTGAAATAGTAAgaatcatggaaaaaaaagattcCCGGTTAATGATGGCAAGGATTGAGACTCTGACTGTCCAAAAGAAATAGTTCAGGCAGCAATAAGAAATTAAAAATCTGCATCAAGTACACGAGATAGCCAAATAATGGATAGGGCCAGGGGAAATGACATTTATTTGATCCCTGCAGAATTTGCACATGAGCATACTACTTGGCTATGGATGATGGTGGTGTGGCCAATATAGGGTGCATATGAAAATGTTGCAAGGAAAAAAGGGTGCCCTTTATACCGATGAAGAAAAAGAAGTGCATTTTAGCTTGATCAAGAACTAACCCAAAAGCAGGCTACTCGTCAACACCGTTTCACTCCCTCTTAGTGATATGTGTTCATGTCTACTCGGCCAGCAAGCACATTACGTTCGTCGATACATTGATGTTGCCACTGCCCTTTTCATCGCCCACAGAAGAGCCACCCCTGCATGCACGCAGACAACAAGACAACAACCAGCTTTGAGTTGAAGGGAAatccaaattatatatatgatactatTGAGTTAATTCAGTGTCTCAAAGAATATTAGCAACTCCAATTTGATGACCAAAAATCCTCCGCAAAATTGATATTTTTAAAACCTTGATGCTACAGATCGAATAACATGACTGGATGTGTCCTAGCTCCAAATATCACAATATAGGTGCTATGTGTTCCTATCGGGCTCACCTCACCTACTTCAGGGAAGAAATTGGTTAGCAGCCATACCTGGACAGCAGCAGCATGGCGGTTGCCGTGGCCTCACACCGCCAGTGGCTGGCGCACATGCAACACGCTAGGTCCTTCCGCTCTGGCCACCGCTTTCCACTCGATGCCTCCATGAACGACACCAGCTCAGCGACGAGCCACCATAGGTTTGGCCCCGACAATCACTTGAAATGAAAGTTGAGATTACAAATACGGCAAGCAGGAAAGCCGGTGAAATCGAACTGCATCATCTTGCCATTTTCCTCTCAAATATGACGGTAAGCCAACATaagaagtgattttttttacctctcAGATCTGGTTGCCGACACCGCCGCTGTGGTAGAGGAGTAGGCCACCATATAACTCAATGAGCATGGTAATAACCATGCGCTGCGGTGGTCCTCACTACCGCCACCGCTGATTGCAACTTCCGCTGGTTTCCACACGCATATACTCAAGCGCGTTGTCACCGTGCTCCTCACCGCCAACGCCAACCCATTGGCGTCGATCATTGTATAAAGTCCAACAGCACCCCATATCTCATTGTATCGGATTACTTGTATGCAAGACTATTATTTATCCAATAAAATGTAAAAGCAAGTGTGACCATATTTTACATGAATTCGACACTACAAACACACAATCATGCACACAGCCAACAAGGCAACAACATGCTTTTCCTGATTGGACGAACAGGAATTTCAGAGATATTGAATAACAAAATGAAAGTTTCATTTTTTGCAGTCAATATTTAATTACTTCTAGAAACAACATTCACTGTGCTGCAGTCATCCAAAATATGAGCCTCTATGATTACTTTCATCCAAACACATTGTCATCATGTGATCATTTTTAAGTCACAGAGATGTCACAAgaaataaactttttaaaaactaACATGAAAGAACTATATGCGAGTTGAAAACATATAAAGCGACACCTTAACCAATTCAACCGAAAATTACTATGTATCACTGCTAAATTGACCCTTTCAACCATGTGAAATTCTTCCCCTGCAAATATTATATATCCAGTATGCAGATACAATAAGGTGGTCTAGATGTATTGTGGTAGACATCCAAAATTTTAATTGTCAGCATATTGTATTAAAATTCCcgttttatataattatttgaaCAGCACTGAATCGTTCAGAATGCTGTACATGTATCTGTGATGTATATTTAAAAACCTCTGAGCATAGACTATTACCTAGACCGGCAAGTTGAAGACAACGGTGACGATGACGGCAGGttgaggacggcgacgagggcggcgaggcCAGTAGCCCCTGCCATCATGGATGTCATACGCCCAGACCGCCACCGATGTGTGCCACCACGAAGCTCGGCATCTTGAGCCGTCCCTCGATCTGCAGCACcaggagcagcggcggccgaAGCCGGGAGAGCAGCGGCGAAGTCGGATATGGACCGGGGCGGTCAGAGAGGGAGGGAAGAGGGTGAGGCGAGGAGGGGACGCGGGTGGTCAGATCCGCGTGCCCTGACCACACGGAGGCCGGATCCGGACGTCGACCGTCGGAGGAGGCCGGAGGCGGTGGTCGGCCGTGGCgacgcgaggcggaggcggaggtcgctCGCGACGGGCCGAGGACGGGGGTggggggcggcgacgcgaggcgTGGActggggcggaggcggcgaagggCGGAGAGTGGAccggccgcggaggaggaggacgggagagggaggaggggaggcgggcagcagcggctagggttagggtgagtggaccggcggcggaggaagaggatggctgagggagaggcggcgacggcgggcacagcggcggcgggagggggaggcggcggcgtgagagagggagggcgcgggatgagagggaggaggagaggcggagctttgcgaaaaagcccctcgtctttttatttttacatagcAGTCCCAGCGCGCGATTTTTCCCTCCTTATCATGTAATATCCGTCTTTTTTTAAGGGCCTTTATGTAAACAACTACCTCACAGGTACTGTTCGCGGGGACTGCGGCCGAATTACGTCCAAACCGGAGGGATTTTTCGCAAAGCTCGCCCCTTCTGCGCGGGTTAATAATTCCCCGATGTGGAGGCAGTCAAGAGCACACAGCACTCTGTATATATCGTAATTAATTAGCATAAAAATGTTCTGTTCAAGGCACGACAGAAAAACGTGCCATAGCCTATAGCATCTAGTCTGATATAGTATCAAATTAAATGAATTGCTACTTCAGCTTTCCTCCGTAGATAACCCGAGAATTGTGTCTTGATTCATTCAAAAATTGTTAAATCAAGGCGTGAAACTGTTAAATTCCTGCAATGTAAtcgaaaaaaggaaaaagaaaaatcagcatGATAGCTTTCATTTGTGGTTCTCGGTAGAATTCAGAAGCCCACATGCCTGCCTGCCTTGGTTGGGGCGAGGGTTGGAGCATTGTGCTGGGCACCACAATGCACTGCACACTGTCTTTCTCTGCATTTGCCTACCTCTCTACTGTAAATCTGTAAAAGTCATCTTCATAGGTTAAAGCATCTCTCTTATTATATCCTGCAGTGTCATTATTAGTAGATAACACA contains these protein-coding regions:
- the LOC127774187 gene encoding phospholipid-transporting ATPase 2-like is translated as MLLLSRGGSSVGDEKGSGNINVSTNVTLDLAKGVYAKFIDWDEQMFDRETCMPAHSANTAISEDLGQVEYILSDRTGTLTENRMIFRRCCMSDTLYGENNGDALKDARLLDAVSCNDPDIVKFLTLFLIPNFSNGGTITYQAQSQDEEALVTAASKLNMVLVSKDSNTAEISFNGCKFYYDLLDILEFTSDRKRMSAVVKDVQSGKILLSKGADETILPRCHQAGDGSRCSRSLILLLS